From the genome of Gracilimonas sp., one region includes:
- a CDS encoding permease-like cell division protein FtsX produces MSLKYIVKEGFTGIKRAKLAATTSILSLFIAVLLLGVLTRIGFNIYSQAMSIKDMIEVEVFLFDVDERTTNQIRQELESEELVREVMYISKDSASAIMRREFGTGVEELAELNFLPASFRLSVDTDVGADKIETMVSQLRNLRGVDEIEYNAALLRVMESNLNTFTLIGGGIGFLILLAALILVYNTIRLTIYAKRDLIRAMKLVGATNKFIRSPFIVEGILQGLIAGTMAVVCVFFIFEFAIPFYLADLGTLSWPFGRWYFLVSAMVVLSLLMGWWGSRWAARRFIQETYISG; encoded by the coding sequence ATGAGTCTAAAATACATTGTTAAAGAAGGATTTACAGGAATAAAAAGAGCCAAGCTTGCGGCTACAACATCTATACTTTCCCTGTTTATCGCGGTGCTTTTATTGGGTGTTCTAACAAGGATTGGATTTAATATCTATAGTCAGGCTATGTCTATCAAAGATATGATAGAAGTGGAAGTCTTTTTATTTGATGTAGACGAACGAACTACCAACCAAATCAGGCAGGAGTTAGAAAGTGAGGAATTGGTTAGGGAAGTTATGTATATCTCAAAAGACAGTGCATCAGCTATAATGCGAAGAGAATTTGGAACGGGTGTGGAAGAACTTGCTGAGCTCAATTTTCTTCCGGCTTCATTTCGTCTGAGTGTGGATACAGATGTCGGGGCAGATAAGATAGAAACGATGGTATCTCAGTTAAGAAATTTACGTGGGGTTGATGAAATTGAATACAACGCAGCTTTGCTCAGAGTGATGGAATCTAATCTGAATACATTCACTTTAATTGGCGGAGGTATTGGATTCCTGATTCTTTTGGCAGCCTTGATTCTCGTTTATAATACCATCCGGCTCACCATATATGCTAAACGTGATTTGATACGAGCCATGAAATTGGTTGGGGCCACAAACAAGTTTATCCGAAGTCCATTTATTGTAGAAGGTATTTTGCAAGGGTTGATTGCGGGTACAATGGCAGTTGTCTGTGTATTTTTTATCTTCGAATTTGCCATTCCATTTTATCTCGCTGACTTAGGAACACTTAGCTGGCCATTTGGAAGATGGTACTTTTTAGTAAGTGCTATGGTCGTACTTTCGTTACTAATGGGCTGGTGGGGTAGTCGTTGGGCGGCACGCCGGTTTATACAAGAGACTTATATCTCAGGCTGA
- a CDS encoding D-alanyl-D-alanine carboxypeptidase, with protein sequence MQFLEHKPLFLVFTFLFIISCKTTEPVSEVTPSSKESTSPLAAAFDSSAVFKSNFTGFVLYDPEEDTTLFHRNSDKYFTPASNTKLYTFFASLKQLPDSLPALDYIISGDSLIFWGTGDPTFLHPDFNDSTAFNFLKESLYDLYYSDNHYEDELLGPGWAWGDYQYYYSTEKSPFPMYGNVAEIEVQEINQIKIAENEDGYVIKPAFFKSRIELAQQRPGKETPFLFRDFNSNTFEYSRKSDTVQYTSYRPFHYTPELITNLLSDTLNKDVTYVDRVKPGYTNRLYGINKDTVLTRMLQPSDNFLAEQLLLSIAAEKNLPMNSSRVIAKVSEEYFSNFSKDPVWRDGSGLSRYNLFTPQNMVELLSLIDAEFADDSLMFRHFPAGGESGTIRNWYAHREGGEPYIFAKTGTLSNNHCLSGYLVTKSGKKLIFSFMNNHYVSSSSVVKVEMEKILWFIHQNY encoded by the coding sequence ATGCAATTTTTAGAACACAAGCCCCTTTTCCTTGTCTTTACTTTCTTATTTATAATCAGTTGTAAGACAACGGAGCCTGTAAGTGAAGTTACTCCCTCTAGCAAGGAAAGCACGTCTCCTTTGGCAGCTGCATTCGATTCCTCAGCAGTCTTTAAAAGTAACTTTACCGGATTTGTTTTATATGACCCGGAAGAGGATACCACGCTTTTTCACAGGAATTCTGATAAGTATTTCACCCCGGCATCCAACACAAAACTGTATACTTTTTTTGCTTCTCTTAAACAATTGCCCGACTCGTTACCAGCTCTTGATTATATCATAAGCGGAGACTCTCTCATTTTTTGGGGAACCGGTGACCCAACTTTTCTTCACCCGGATTTTAATGATTCTACGGCATTTAATTTTCTAAAAGAGAGCCTATATGATCTGTACTACTCGGATAATCACTATGAAGATGAATTACTTGGTCCCGGTTGGGCATGGGGCGACTATCAGTACTATTATTCTACAGAGAAGAGTCCCTTTCCAATGTATGGTAATGTGGCGGAGATTGAAGTTCAGGAAATAAATCAAATAAAGATCGCTGAGAATGAAGATGGATATGTAATAAAGCCTGCATTTTTCAAGTCCCGGATAGAACTTGCTCAGCAAAGACCGGGGAAAGAAACGCCATTTCTGTTCAGAGACTTTAACAGTAATACATTTGAGTATAGCCGAAAGTCGGATACAGTACAGTACACCAGTTACCGGCCATTTCATTATACTCCTGAACTAATCACAAATCTGCTTTCAGATACTTTAAATAAGGATGTGACTTATGTTGACCGTGTCAAGCCAGGTTACACAAACCGGCTGTATGGAATCAATAAAGACACGGTTTTAACAAGAATGCTACAGCCCAGTGATAACTTTTTGGCTGAACAGTTACTGCTAAGTATTGCGGCAGAAAAAAACCTGCCAATGAATTCCAGCAGGGTAATAGCTAAAGTCTCGGAAGAGTATTTCAGTAACTTTTCAAAAGACCCGGTTTGGAGGGATGGGTCCGGGCTTTCCCGTTATAATTTGTTTACGCCTCAGAATATGGTTGAGCTTTTATCTCTGATAGATGCTGAGTTTGCTGATGACTCATTAATGTTCAGGCATTTTCCAGCGGGGGGAGAATCAGGTACAATAAGAAATTGGTATGCACACAGAGAAGGAGGAGAGCCATACATTTTCGCAAAAACGGGTACGCTGAGTAATAATCACTGCCTGAGTGGTTACCTCGTTACAAAAAGCGGAAAGAAGTTGATCTTCTCATTCATGAATAACCATTACGTCAGCTCTTCAAGTGTTGTTAAGGTAGAAATGGAAAAGATACTCTGGTTTATTCACCAAAACTATTAA
- the hslU gene encoding ATP-dependent protease ATPase subunit HslU, with protein MLTIQEKNLTPQQIVAELDKYIVGQKSAKRSVSIALRNRWRRLNSEEEIRDEIIPNNILLIGPTGVGKTEIARRLAKLAHAPFMKVEASKFTEVGYVGRDVESMIRDLTDVAISMVKQEMQDRVKEKAEHKAEERILDILIPPVKKSGVGFNSSSSSEDFDPQNASDSELNERTRERFREKLRNGELEDREIEIEVNSSKNPMMKVFGPQGMEEMGINLQDMLGNLGKGNKKTKRKLPIKEAREILTEEEAEKLIDHESAVQEALERVQKQGIVFIDEIDKIAESSTGSGGKGGPDVSRQGVQRDLLPIVEGSAVNTKHGIVKTDHILFIGSGAFHVSKPSDLIPELQGRFPIRVELNSLTEDDFVDILSKPKNALTKQYIAMLNTEGVEIEFRDEAIREIARIAAEVNASVENIGARRLHTIMSSLFDELLFAVPDDINSGKITIDRAYVDKQLAGIVKDKDLSHYIL; from the coding sequence ATGCTAACTATTCAGGAAAAGAATTTAACGCCTCAGCAAATTGTAGCTGAGTTAGACAAGTACATTGTAGGGCAAAAGTCAGCCAAAAGATCTGTTTCTATCGCACTCCGAAACCGATGGAGACGATTGAATTCTGAAGAAGAAATCCGGGATGAAATTATTCCTAATAATATTCTACTGATTGGCCCCACCGGTGTGGGTAAAACAGAGATTGCGCGCCGACTTGCTAAATTAGCACATGCTCCTTTTATGAAAGTGGAGGCCTCCAAATTTACGGAAGTAGGTTATGTTGGGCGTGATGTAGAATCCATGATTCGCGACCTGACCGATGTTGCCATTAGCATGGTGAAGCAGGAAATGCAGGATCGTGTAAAAGAGAAAGCGGAGCACAAAGCAGAGGAACGTATCCTTGATATCCTTATACCTCCTGTTAAAAAATCCGGTGTTGGGTTTAACAGTAGTTCAAGCAGTGAGGATTTTGACCCTCAGAATGCCAGCGATTCAGAGCTGAACGAACGTACACGTGAACGCTTCCGGGAGAAACTCAGAAACGGAGAACTCGAAGATCGTGAGATTGAAATAGAGGTGAATTCTTCCAAAAACCCAATGATGAAAGTATTTGGTCCTCAGGGGATGGAAGAAATGGGCATTAATCTGCAGGATATGCTCGGCAACCTCGGCAAAGGAAATAAAAAGACCAAGCGTAAGCTTCCCATTAAAGAAGCACGTGAGATTCTTACAGAGGAAGAAGCCGAAAAACTGATCGACCATGAATCTGCTGTACAGGAAGCACTTGAGCGTGTTCAAAAACAAGGCATCGTATTTATAGATGAGATTGATAAAATCGCTGAATCCTCAACCGGAAGCGGTGGCAAAGGCGGGCCGGATGTAAGCCGACAGGGTGTGCAGCGTGATCTCCTTCCTATCGTTGAAGGCAGCGCCGTAAACACCAAACACGGCATCGTAAAAACAGACCATATTTTATTTATCGGCTCAGGAGCTTTTCACGTTTCCAAACCCTCGGATTTAATCCCCGAACTACAGGGGCGATTCCCGATCCGGGTTGAGCTTAATTCTCTCACAGAAGATGATTTCGTCGATATTCTTTCAAAACCTAAAAATGCACTAACCAAGCAGTATATAGCAATGCTTAATACTGAGGGTGTAGAAATTGAATTTAGAGATGAAGCTATTCGGGAAATAGCTCGTATCGCAGCCGAGGTGAATGCATCTGTTGAGAATATTGGCGCCAGAAGATTACATACTATTATGTCTTCTCTGTTTGATGAGCTTTTATTCGCTGTTCCGGATGATATCAATTCAGGCAAAATTACGATTGATCGCGCCTATGTTGATAAACAGCTGGCAGGCATTGTGAAGGACAAGGATTTAAGCCATTATATACTATAA
- a CDS encoding AMP-dependent synthetase/ligase, translating to MPTIVPFETLTELFLNLSRKYDGADKAQFYYKPDPDSEYQPIYWEQVTDDVYSIAAYLVEKGIEKGDRVGILSENRYEWAAVDLAIQLVGGINVSLYTTLPPGQCEYILQDSGAKIFFVSTGLQLKKAVEIFDNCDDLDEVIAFDVPKLEHLMEENYVKMFEDMLIEGGKNLEEHKEVIKKRTMEVEPEDVATLIYTSGTTGKPKGAMLTHHNIVSNVKAATQHIYWDDKDRLLSFLPLCHSFERTAGYYAMISSGVEVYYAESVDTVSKNMPEAKPTIMISVPRLFEKMYNLIVKSVEEGSETKKKIFNWAVETGRKYSEGKRGLVTLQKKIADKLVFDKLKERTGGHVRLFVSGGAALPPEIDTFFQCAGMNILQGYGLTETSPVMAANKPGQEKVGAVGTIIPGVTVGIQSLQDGRMLAQISGEDYPSETSSEAGEILCKGPNVMKGYWNNEEATREMIDDDGWLHTGDVGKFDEGFLKITDRIKHMIVNAGGKNIYPGPIEDLFKTSKWIDQIVVVGEAQNYMAAIIVPDFEVLGKFAREQGLSFSNNEELIELDEVKDIYKKEIRSFSKELASHEKIRDFRLVPNEFTVETGEITPTLKVKRRVISDKYGHLIDDIFKDDND from the coding sequence ATGCCTACAATAGTCCCTTTTGAAACACTGACTGAATTGTTCTTAAATCTTTCCCGGAAGTATGACGGGGCCGATAAAGCCCAGTTTTATTATAAGCCGGATCCCGACTCTGAATATCAACCTATTTACTGGGAACAGGTTACCGATGATGTTTATTCAATTGCAGCCTATCTGGTAGAGAAAGGCATTGAGAAAGGAGATAGAGTAGGAATTTTAAGTGAAAACAGGTACGAGTGGGCCGCTGTTGACCTGGCTATTCAGCTTGTTGGAGGGATTAATGTTTCGTTGTACACAACACTTCCTCCGGGGCAGTGTGAATATATTTTGCAGGATTCCGGAGCAAAAATATTTTTTGTTTCTACAGGACTTCAACTCAAAAAGGCAGTAGAGATTTTCGATAATTGTGACGATTTGGATGAAGTTATTGCCTTCGATGTTCCCAAACTTGAGCACTTGATGGAAGAAAATTATGTCAAAATGTTCGAGGATATGTTAATCGAGGGCGGCAAAAATCTGGAAGAACATAAAGAAGTTATAAAGAAAAGAACGATGGAGGTGGAGCCGGAAGACGTGGCTACGCTTATTTACACTTCCGGAACAACCGGTAAGCCAAAGGGTGCAATGTTGACCCATCATAATATCGTAAGCAATGTTAAGGCTGCTACCCAACATATTTACTGGGACGATAAAGACCGGCTGCTTTCCTTTTTGCCACTTTGCCATTCCTTTGAACGAACAGCGGGCTATTATGCAATGATCTCGTCTGGTGTTGAAGTTTATTATGCTGAAAGTGTGGACACTGTTTCCAAGAATATGCCCGAAGCCAAACCTACAATCATGATAAGCGTGCCGCGTCTTTTCGAGAAGATGTATAATCTGATTGTAAAAAGTGTGGAAGAGGGGAGTGAAACCAAAAAGAAAATATTTAACTGGGCAGTTGAAACAGGCCGCAAATATTCTGAAGGAAAGCGGGGGTTGGTCACTCTGCAAAAGAAAATTGCCGACAAACTCGTTTTTGATAAACTGAAAGAGCGAACAGGCGGACATGTTCGGTTATTTGTTTCAGGTGGAGCGGCACTTCCGCCAGAGATCGATACTTTTTTCCAGTGTGCGGGTATGAATATTCTACAGGGGTATGGGCTTACGGAGACATCTCCTGTAATGGCCGCCAACAAACCGGGCCAGGAGAAGGTTGGTGCTGTAGGAACAATTATTCCCGGGGTAACGGTAGGTATTCAAAGTCTTCAGGATGGACGGATGCTTGCACAAATTAGCGGAGAAGACTATCCAAGTGAAACCAGTTCCGAGGCTGGAGAAATTCTTTGTAAAGGTCCTAATGTAATGAAGGGATACTGGAATAATGAAGAAGCGACCAGGGAAATGATTGACGACGATGGCTGGCTGCATACGGGTGACGTTGGTAAGTTCGATGAAGGTTTCCTCAAGATAACAGATCGCATTAAGCATATGATTGTAAATGCCGGAGGTAAGAATATCTATCCGGGACCTATTGAGGATCTTTTTAAAACCAGTAAGTGGATAGATCAGATTGTAGTTGTGGGAGAAGCACAAAATTATATGGCAGCTATCATTGTGCCCGATTTTGAGGTATTGGGAAAGTTTGCCAGGGAGCAGGGACTTTCATTTTCAAACAATGAAGAGCTTATTGAGCTGGACGAAGTGAAGGATATCTACAAGAAAGAAATCCGGTCTTTTTCCAAAGAGCTTGCTTCTCATGAAAAAATCAGAGACTTCCGGTTAGTTCCTAATGAGTTCACGGTAGAGACTGGAGAAATTACACCAACCCTCAAAGTTAAACGCCGGGTTATTTCAGATAAATATGGTCATTTGATAGACGATATTTTCAAAGATGACAATGATTAA
- a CDS encoding transcriptional repressor → MAHPAHEDTVNLVKEIFRSYLKERNQRQTPERFMVLEEIYTADGHFDADDIFFRMKEAGTRVSRATVYNTLDLLVECGLVQRQQFGKSQYYYERAYAYQQHDHIICRECGHVLEFCDPRVGEIQRMLSEIHDMDIDGHSLHFFGTCSDKEACQKRQKSGNKLADLKES, encoded by the coding sequence ATGGCACATCCAGCGCACGAAGATACTGTAAATTTAGTAAAGGAGATATTTCGCTCTTACCTTAAAGAACGAAATCAACGTCAAACACCTGAACGTTTCATGGTTTTGGAAGAGATATATACTGCCGATGGTCACTTTGACGCAGATGATATCTTCTTTCGTATGAAGGAAGCCGGCACCCGTGTATCCCGGGCAACCGTCTACAATACTCTCGATTTGTTAGTTGAGTGTGGATTGGTTCAGCGCCAGCAATTTGGGAAAAGTCAGTATTATTACGAGCGTGCATATGCTTATCAGCAGCATGATCACATTATATGCCGGGAATGTGGCCATGTCCTGGAGTTCTGTGATCCCCGGGTAGGTGAAATCCAACGCATGCTGTCCGAAATTCACGATATGGACATTGATGGCCATTCCTTACACTTCTTTGGAACCTGCAGCGATAAAGAGGCGTGCCAAAAGCGCCAGAAATCCGGCAACAAACTAGCTGATCTAAAAGAGTCTTAA
- a CDS encoding S41 family peptidase codes for MHLKKILYPNLLILFILAALRFTGVDPVLQSGTDDTKNLTKYHQAQRSIIANYFREPDLSKMYKTSIKRMVEAIKDSTLLIDGTPIDTTFQGIQINSIRDSFSNFEKAYLYISNNSPDENMTKLTEAAIKGMFSTLDPHSIYIEPEDNEQIQTEFAGKFQGIGVQFQVIEDTITVITAISGGPSDQLGIRSGDRIIAIEDSSAVGFTNEMVVNRLRGEKGSKVKVTIKRPNADQPINFIITRDDIPLYTVDTSYMLDEKTGYIKINRFAATTHDEFMQAVKDLEKEGMERIVLDLRGNPGGYLSQAIAIAEEFFPQGTELVSTKSKNSRFNGEYFSRKDGELKEQPVIILVDEGAASASEIVSGAVQDHDRGLIVGKRTFGKGLVQQQYELVDKSSVRVTISRYYTPSGRLIQKPFVEGGEQYAYEIYRRDEAMNDASEFINHVPDSLKYSTDAGRTVYGGGGIVPDYIVPSDTTTSAYVFNFSIRERASFDYVRSFLDEQGDSFREKWKNDFEGFRNTFEWNQNHIEGVKSLLEERGMVITDTVNSPKFQNDSLFIPNGHFEEVSYLVEGRMKAELARQIWGMQYFYPIVNDIFDKTLKEAMTLWDAVARLEALASGKADASIGNLQNQN; via the coding sequence ATGCACTTAAAGAAAATACTTTACCCCAATCTTCTCATATTATTTATTCTTGCGGCTCTCCGCTTTACCGGAGTCGACCCTGTTCTTCAGTCTGGAACTGACGACACCAAGAATTTGACAAAATATCATCAGGCTCAGCGTAGTATTATTGCCAATTATTTTCGGGAGCCGGACTTAAGTAAGATGTATAAAACAAGTATCAAGCGAATGGTTGAGGCTATCAAAGACTCTACCCTTCTTATTGATGGTACTCCAATTGATACTACTTTCCAGGGAATTCAAATAAACAGTATCAGAGATTCTTTTTCTAATTTCGAAAAAGCTTACTTATACATCTCAAATAACAGTCCTGATGAAAACATGACTAAGCTCACCGAAGCAGCCATAAAAGGTATGTTTTCCACACTAGATCCTCACTCCATTTACATTGAGCCAGAAGATAATGAGCAGATCCAAACTGAGTTTGCGGGCAAGTTTCAAGGTATAGGCGTACAGTTTCAGGTTATTGAAGATACTATAACCGTTATTACAGCAATTTCTGGCGGACCAAGCGACCAGCTAGGAATTCGCTCCGGAGACCGGATCATAGCCATTGAAGATTCATCCGCTGTTGGATTTACCAATGAAATGGTTGTGAATAGGCTAAGGGGTGAAAAGGGTTCTAAAGTTAAGGTTACTATTAAGAGACCTAACGCAGATCAACCCATCAATTTTATTATCACCCGTGATGATATTCCCCTTTATACTGTTGATACTTCGTACATGCTGGATGAAAAAACAGGATATATCAAAATAAATCGTTTTGCTGCTACCACTCATGATGAGTTTATGCAAGCCGTAAAAGACCTCGAAAAAGAAGGTATGGAAAGAATTGTGTTAGACCTTCGTGGAAACCCGGGTGGATACCTGAGCCAGGCTATTGCTATTGCTGAAGAGTTCTTTCCCCAGGGAACCGAACTGGTTTCTACCAAGAGCAAGAACAGCCGCTTTAATGGAGAATATTTCTCCAGGAAAGATGGTGAGCTTAAAGAGCAGCCAGTCATAATTTTAGTTGACGAAGGTGCAGCATCAGCAAGTGAAATTGTAAGCGGTGCCGTTCAAGATCATGATCGCGGGTTGATTGTCGGCAAAAGAACATTCGGTAAAGGCTTGGTACAGCAACAGTATGAACTGGTTGATAAAAGTAGTGTCAGAGTTACCATTTCCCGGTACTACACACCTTCAGGGCGTTTGATTCAAAAGCCTTTTGTAGAAGGTGGCGAACAGTATGCATATGAAATTTATCGTCGTGATGAAGCTATGAATGATGCTTCTGAGTTTATTAACCACGTACCTGATTCGCTGAAATACTCAACCGATGCAGGCCGTACCGTATATGGCGGCGGTGGTATCGTGCCAGATTATATTGTCCCCTCAGACACTACTACTTCTGCTTATGTGTTCAACTTTTCTATTCGTGAGAGAGCTTCTTTTGACTATGTGCGTTCTTTCCTTGATGAGCAGGGAGATTCATTTCGAGAAAAATGGAAAAATGACTTTGAGGGTTTCAGGAACACCTTTGAGTGGAATCAGAACCATATTGAAGGTGTAAAATCATTACTTGAGGAAAGAGGCATGGTTATTACTGACACCGTAAATTCACCGAAATTTCAGAACGACTCACTATTTATTCCTAATGGTCATTTCGAAGAAGTTTCTTATTTAGTTGAGGGTAGAATGAAAGCTGAACTAGCCCGACAAATTTGGGGTATGCAGTACTTCTACCCTATCGTCAATGACATTTTTGATAAAACACTCAAAGAAGCTATGACGCTTTGGGATGCTGTTGCCCGGCTTGAAGCACTTGCCAGTGGTAAAGCAGATGCCAGCATTGGGAATCTCCAAAATCAGAATTGA
- a CDS encoding putative porin, which translates to MKKLTGLHIIFLMLWFPVLGQVSDSTAVDSSQVQVSNPDSLRTTPRDTTLQKKEKKPEPGQITPWIEHNTLGSTQITNDSLMRWQIWPNWGDYQAYRRDVISYRQGTNGRVDAFHINGYQPYEQRLEMEGLSLNNPITGLPNYNLIPHRKIGVATESFEGNYYSDIRLRDYYIIKPISYLNYDEASGAYRNLEFLVAQNFSEQTNLELSYWDRRGGGYYPNSNIEGSQVVGRVYHHLNDRFLIRGMYLRNQLNNDEPFGYNVGNPSTFPFDEFTSAPNSFNGNSEYTRWDLIGGIYHRKDTASAEDGGFELSITNNKKDLRFTGDTLGWELRAVGGNIFKEFIFNDLTIRGEIEAQNYSIENNSALSENSWNEVNGEASIGYQVITNLELYSKARFKKRSDGYSGHDLSIGVNSLISNKLRVNVSAASYSQIPTMQALYWQSKSYTGNVDLENESGISTAGSVDFNLIPGLTFGVSGRFKSSDKATFLNPDSSFSNSDKIEQLSGMVFGRFENHRFEIESSAALQQFRYENPESNLAGLNHQSQVLWLRNSAFVKGYVFDRAAYLKIGIKTLLSPLFYSARTYNTELSYWQGNSTYQELPPFFRLDGELSARVRGIMVVLRWENALDGLGQSGYFEAAGFPMPPRRLIVGIRAQFRN; encoded by the coding sequence TTGAAGAAACTGACAGGCCTCCATATTATTTTTCTGATGCTTTGGTTTCCTGTGCTGGGACAAGTTTCTGATTCTACGGCCGTAGATTCATCTCAAGTTCAGGTTAGTAACCCAGATTCGCTGAGAACTACCCCCCGGGATACAACCCTGCAGAAAAAGGAAAAGAAACCAGAGCCAGGTCAGATAACCCCGTGGATAGAACATAACACACTTGGTTCCACTCAGATTACCAACGACAGCCTTATGCGCTGGCAAATATGGCCAAATTGGGGAGATTATCAGGCGTATAGGCGCGATGTGATTTCATACAGGCAAGGTACTAATGGTCGTGTTGATGCTTTTCATATAAATGGATATCAGCCTTATGAGCAGCGGCTTGAGATGGAAGGCCTCTCGCTGAATAACCCAATTACCGGACTGCCAAATTACAACCTGATACCCCATCGTAAAATTGGAGTTGCTACAGAGTCATTTGAAGGAAATTACTATTCTGATATTCGGCTACGGGATTATTACATCATTAAACCCATTAGCTATCTGAACTATGATGAAGCGAGTGGTGCTTACCGAAACCTGGAATTTTTGGTAGCCCAGAATTTTTCTGAACAAACCAATTTGGAGCTTTCATATTGGGATCGCAGGGGAGGAGGATATTATCCAAACAGTAATATAGAAGGGAGTCAGGTAGTAGGGCGTGTTTATCATCACCTGAATGACCGCTTTCTGATTAGAGGGATGTACCTGCGAAATCAACTTAATAATGACGAACCATTCGGATATAACGTAGGGAACCCATCAACTTTTCCTTTTGATGAATTTACTTCTGCCCCGAATAGCTTTAATGGTAATTCAGAGTATACAAGATGGGATTTGATTGGAGGAATTTATCACCGAAAAGACACGGCTTCTGCTGAGGATGGCGGATTTGAACTTTCTATAACCAACAACAAAAAAGATCTTCGTTTTACAGGAGATACTCTTGGATGGGAGCTAAGAGCTGTAGGAGGTAATATTTTTAAAGAATTTATCTTTAATGACCTGACAATACGTGGAGAAATAGAGGCGCAAAATTATTCTATAGAAAATAACTCTGCACTCTCAGAAAACTCCTGGAATGAAGTAAATGGAGAAGCTTCCATTGGATATCAAGTTATTACTAACCTCGAGTTATACAGTAAAGCTAGATTCAAAAAACGTAGTGATGGGTATTCAGGTCATGATCTCAGTATAGGAGTGAATTCACTAATTTCGAATAAGCTTAGGGTTAATGTTAGTGCTGCAAGTTATAGCCAAATACCTACCATGCAGGCTTTATACTGGCAATCAAAAAGCTATACAGGAAACGTAGATCTTGAAAATGAGAGCGGGATTTCTACAGCTGGAAGTGTTGACTTTAATCTTATTCCAGGCCTTACATTTGGTGTTTCAGGCAGATTTAAATCTTCCGATAAAGCTACTTTTTTAAATCCTGATAGTTCATTCTCAAATAGTGATAAGATTGAACAGTTGAGCGGAATGGTGTTTGGCCGTTTTGAGAATCATCGGTTTGAAATTGAGAGCTCAGCTGCATTACAGCAGTTTAGATATGAGAATCCTGAAAGTAATCTGGCCGGGCTTAATCATCAAAGTCAGGTTTTATGGCTTAGGAACTCAGCATTTGTGAAAGGATATGTATTTGATCGGGCCGCCTATCTTAAAATTGGCATAAAAACCTTATTATCACCTCTGTTTTATTCAGCCCGAACATACAATACCGAATTAAGCTATTGGCAGGGAAATAGTACCTATCAGGAGCTCCCACCGTTCTTTCGACTGGATGGGGAACTTTCGGCCAGGGTTAGAGGAATAATGGTTGTACTAAGGTGGGAAAATGCGCTTGACGGATTAGGTCAGTCGGGCTACTTTGAAGCAGCCGGATTTCCGATGCCGCCACGACGTTTAATTGTAGGAATAAGAGCACAATTCAGAAATTAA